In Malassezia vespertilionis chromosome 8, complete sequence, a genomic segment contains:
- a CDS encoding uncharacterized protein (EggNog:ENOG503P7HI; COG:S), which translates to MAFGQQKVPGRGRGRPPKDPAARQYQRDTDFDELGGSQLDMYPYKARKLDANDAARPMAALDPELAVNTVDEMEAALRDMRTRYEQNITERVLQATRERDAIQAQFDRLKELRVTQSEKTLVEWKRASETRQRHLMESLSSWKHRAEHAERRLKEVEQADAVPSSDPATARHTQKLEREVQRLADKLSAARTELDAQVARNNTLEQQAPSTGDDKQAIRRMYEDLTGFIVRYVELPDPTKALHRFQIVYTGPDSHDLEFSLEESQLHTDAPRGAMADIRDDFVYVPNLDEVRDAKLLTSETMPDHFLEPIRFERSAAIKFANALHRSLKK; encoded by the exons ATGGCGTTTGGGCAGCAAAAAGTGCCTGGACGTGGACGTGGACGGCCGCCAAAGGAtcccgcggcgcgccagtACCAACGCGATACGGATTTCGATGAATTGGGTGGCTCACAACTTGACATGTATCCgtacaaggcgcgcaagctcgatgcaaacgacgcagcgcgccccATGGCGGCTCTCGATCCGGAGCTTGCGGTGAATACGGTCGACGAAATGGAAGCTGCATTGCGGGATATGCGTACACGTTACGAACAGAATATAACAGAGCGTGTGCTCCAAGccacgcgcgagcgcgacgccattCAGGCGCAGTTTGACCGACTCAAGGAACTGCGTGTCACACAGAGCGAAAAGACGCTGGTAGAatggaagcgcgcgagtgAGACGCGGCAGCGAC ATCTGATGGAGTCATTATCTTCCTGGAAacaccgcgccgagcacgccgagcgccgcctcAAGGAAGTCGAGCAAGCCGACGCTGTGCCTTCCTCAGACCCCGCCACAGCGCGGCATACACAGAagttggagcgcgaggtACAGCGGCTTGCGGATAAACTgagtgcggcgcggacagagctcgatgcgcaggTCGCACGTAATAACACACTTGAGCAGCAGGCACCGTCTACAGGAGACGATAAGCAGGCCATCCGGCGCATGTACGAGGACCTAACTGGCTTTATTGTACGCTACGTCGAACTGCCCGACCCCACGAAGGCGTTGCACAGATTCCAGATTGTTTACACGGGCCCCGACTCGCATGATCTCGAATTCTCACTGGAGGAGTCGCAGCTGCATACggatgcaccgcgcggcgcgatggcCGACATCCGCGACGACTTTGTCTATGTACCGAACCTCGAcgaggtgcgcgatgcgaAGTTGCTCACATCGGAAACGATGCCTGACCACTTCCTCGAGCCCATTCGATTcgagcgcagtgccgcgaTCAAATTTGccaatgcgctgcaccgcagcCTGAAAAAGTAG
- a CDS encoding uncharacterized protein (EggNog:ENOG503PAZE; COG:T) yields the protein MAFAPTLLVCLQEDPGVYVDVDLSRQTRIVDMRYASLSLADVQRRLSDALASFAQARATVCIDALEPLLLDNEVTHVYKFLRNLLISMPAYSRLVLRTAMDCDAQTSALVAALVAPMVWSGMEIPEHGTSLAHATIICRVHPPAVIRYMHKTYGLLPPSSAPALQRAAYLDAGMPVLRDLDRDGKADPRFWTVLHSIGARGPFGSHGEPGWWHLARDPTTHMRTSLHALDNSVHSAMPPVLTLEQVLGSNSDNAEQYAQGLGFLELHASLVHGKYAEELAACAHVSTPHRLRILALDMHAQHSSSAPAGDKSLQAMVEQLPFNLTETKEQRARRDQVPLPYTFQLQEQDAGVPAPSSTSTWRGSTGQSAIFFEPESEDDEDDEDPDDDLDV from the exons ATGGC ATTCGCGCCCACGTTGCTTGTGTGCTTGCAAGAGGATCCAGGGGTGTATGTAGATGTGGATTTATCAAGACAAACGCGTATTGTGGATATGCGCTACGCATCGCTCTCGTTGGCCGACGTACAGCGCCGCCTTAGTGACGCGCTCGCTTCctttgcgcaagcgcgcgcgactgtgtgcatcgatgcgctcgagccgctTTTGCTGGACAATGAAGTGACACACGTTTACAAATTCCTCCGTAACCTACTCATTTCCATGCCTGCATACTCGCGCCTTGTGCTGCGGACTGCGATGGACTGCGACGCACAGACCAGTGCGCTtgttgccgcgctcgtcgctCCGATGGTATGGAGTGGCATGGAGATTCCCGAGCACGGCACAAGTCTGGCACACGCTACGATTATATGCCGCGTACATCCCCCGGCGGTAATACGCTACATGCACAAGACGTACGGTTTACTACCGCCTTCGTCGGCGCctgcattgcagcgcgccgcgtactTGGACGCCGGGATGCCTGTGTTGCGCGATCTGGATCGCGACGGGAAAGCGGATCCACGGTTTTGGACAgtgctgcacagcatcggcgcgcgtggccCTTTTGGATCGCATGGCGAGCCGGGATGGTGGCATCTCGCACGCGATCCAACGACCCATATGCGCAcatcgctgcacgcgcttgaTAACAGCGTACACTCCGCCATGCCGCCCGTGCTTACTTTGGAGCAGGTGCTCGGGTCGAATAGTGATAATGCGGAGCAGTACGCACAGGGTCTCGGGTTCCTCGAGCTTCACGCTTCGCTCGTGCATGGAAAGTATGCGGAAGAActtgcggcgtgcgcgcatgTTAGTACCCCGCATCGCTTGCGTATCCTTGCTCTGGAtatgcatgcgcagcactcgtcgagcgcgcccgCAGGGGACAAATCGCTCCAGGCTATGGTCGAACAGCTGCCGTTCAATTTGACGGAAACgaaagagcagcgcgcgcgcagggACCAAGTGCCTTTGCCGTACACATTCCAGCTGCAAGAGCAGGATGCCGGCGTGCCGGCGCCATCGAGCACGAGTACATGGCGTGGCTCGACGGGGCAGAGCGCTATTTTCTTCGAGCCGGAGAgcgaggacgacgaggacgacgaggatcCGGACGACGATTTGGATGTGTAA
- the UBC6 gene encoding E2 ubiquitin-conjugating enzyme (TransMembrane:1 (i171-190o); COG:O; EggNog:ENOG503NVE0), with amino-acid sequence MRGPSKTPYEGGEYWGQLLFPSDYPFKPPGIKVQTPNGRFEPDARICTSMSDFHPGSWNPAWSVSSILVGLTSFMCTDELTTGSIIMPSRDRRVLAAKSHAFNRSQRRFAQLFPEYASEVVRDVPNMSLPAQGKNATLPSRKSARALDALAPSASAASRDASDVKKEANGVGMRSVVIGVSVVLAGLFAAKTVERLAA; translated from the coding sequence ATGCGTGGGCCTTCAAAGACCCCGTACGAAGGCGGTGAGTACTGGGGCCAGCTGCTGTTCCCCAGCGATTACCCCTTCAAGCCGCCGGGTATTAAGGTACAGACGCCGAACGGCCGCTTTGAGCCGGATGCGCGGATATGCACATCCATGAGCGATTTTCATCCTGGGAGTTGGAATCCGGCATGGTCGGTGTCGAGTATCCTGGTTGGGCTCACATCGTTCATGTGCACGGACGAGCTGACGACGGGCTCGATCATTATGCCAAGCAGAGATCGCcgcgtgcttgcggcgaAATCGCATGCGTTTAATCGTTCTCAGCGTCGGTTTGCGCAACTCTTCCCGGAATATGCAAGCGaggtcgtgcgcgacgtgccgaACATGTCACTGCCTGCACAAGGGAAAAACGCGACGCTCCCATCGCGTAAatcagcgcgcgcgctaGATGCGTTGGCgccctcggcaagcgcagcgtcgcgcgacgcaagtgACGTTAAAAAAGAGGCAAATGGCGTGGGTATGCGCTCCGTAGTGATTGGCGTCAGTGTTGTGCTTGCAGGCTTGTTTGCTGCTAAGACCGTCGAGCGGCTCGCTGCATGA